Sequence from the Phaeodactylum tricornutum CCAP 1055/1 chromosome 4, whole genome shotgun sequence genome:
CGGTCAGGGATGAAACGGTCGTTTTGTCCTCACTGCCAGTTGTGGCGTTCGGTGTAAAGAGGGCGAAGGAACTTCTGTGGTTTGGTCTCCGTGCAGCTGTGGTGTATGGGTGCCTGCAGCAGTTGCAAACAGCCGTGCAGACCGAATCGGGTTCTGATTTGCGTTCGGGTAGAAGAAAAAATACGGCGATCAGATGGCTCACATTCGTTAGGGAACTTTCGGGGTGTGTCTTTTTCCAGGCCAAAAGGTGTTCTTTCCGTTTGGATCTTGCGCACATTGCGGCGAGGCGAACGCGTCGATGCCGCGCGCGCGAGATCTTTGGATGCTCTGTCGTGATACGATTGGTCGAGAGTAGGTCTCCGGTAAGATGACTGGCGGATGCAGCTGCTCCGATATCTTGTCGTCACTACGACATGTCTCGTTTCCGAAATTTACCACCGTGGAATGACAGACGAGGGATCTGTTGAACATTTAAGTTCGTCGCTCGTACTTTGAATTGACTGTCTGTTCTTCCTCCGCTTCGAGTGCTGGTTGAGGGTGTATCTTTCCTTCTCCCGTAGTCTCAGTACGATGCCTGTACGCGACAGGTTGAAGATCCAAGAGACCGGCATCACAGGCCTCGGGAGCCCCACCCGGTCCTGTCCGACCGCGGCAATCAACGGAACCGCGGAGCGGACGAGATACCCACATCGTCACACTCACGCCTTCCAAACGAGCTCTCGAGTAATCAAACCATCCACTGTCAATCATGAAGCTTGCTGTCTTTGCCGTCCTTATCTCGTAAGTAGAAGCATGCGTGAGTGAGGAGCTTAGTGCTTTGCTAGGAAAACGACTGGAGTCGGGTAGAGTCGTGGAAACGGACGAATGGTGGGGGAAATACGTATGATGACAGTTAGTCGCTAGTCCGTGAGTACTTCGGACGCTCTTTCAAGCTCGAGAACGAAACAACAGTCACAGTTTTACGGTGACTAAATTTCCCATTGCTGCTCGCGGGTTCAAATGATGTCTTTTAAGAATCAATGGATCTGCCGTGCCATTCGTGTTGCATTCCCATGGCCCGAGTCTCGTTGCCGGAACTCTACCCTGCCCTAGAGACGTTGCGCGACGGCCCGATTTTCCAGAGCGCATGTAGAGACATATGTAGCTAGATACACAAGAGAATGAAATACTCATACACTTTCCTTTTGCTACTCGTTTATTGTTGCAGTACCGTTGCTTCTTTTGTCGCACCCAATGGTGTGCAGCGTGCCGCCACTACGGAATTGAATGCGGAACGTCGTGAATTCCTGTCGGCCGCGGCGGTAGCCGCTGGGCTTGCCTTTCCCCTTACAGCCAACGCTATTCGTGATTACGAGAACGTTGGCTACTTGGGTGGCAGTGAAATCGTCGACGTCAACAACGCCAACGTTCGTGTCTACCTCAAGATGCCCGGTCTTTACCCGACCTTGGCTGGAAAAATTGCGTCCAATGGACCTTACAATGCGGTCGGCGACCTTTACAATATCCCGGGATTGTctggaaaggaaaaggaattgcTCAAAAAATACGAAAGCCGCTTCACTGCCCAAAAGCCCCAGGCTGATTACGTCATTGATCGCTTCAACAACGGCCTCTACCGCTAAACTGGGTGCGGTAGACCGCAAATCGCCTGTCTCGCAAGCAGGGTCCTCATTCTCTATACTTCCTCTAGTAATGTTTAGGGACTAGTTGGCGTACGCAGTAACCTTACGTAAAACATAAATTCTGCTCTCTCGATAATTTTTTCTCGCTTTCAACTTGATCCCTTTTTCCTCGTGAAAAAACTGGGTGGAGGCCTCGAATGAATTGAGACGTGCGCACCGACCCAAAATCAAGAGTGGCACATCATTTACATTTAGCCAAACAGGAGCGAAATTTCAAGGCCATGAACTTGTCAAAGTGTCGGATGCCTCCACAGCAAAACTTTtcctgacagtgacagtgaattgaGACTGCATGCAAGTAGATCAATTGACATTGTGATCATAATCTGACATGAATTAAAACCAAGTTTTGATCGCCGTTAATTACAGTTAATATTTTCTTCGTTACAGTTAATTACAAAGTTAGCTCGAAACACAAAAAGAAGAGTCGCAAATTCATTTGTCGTGAGAGGCCCTGGCGAAATCTGTTTTCTGGGTTTTCATTGTTGTTTGATTCACTGCGACTTCGAGACTTTGCAGTGTACTTTGTCCATGAGCTATTTCACTTTGAGCAATACACGGATTTCTCATTAGATTTTGACTTCTCTTGGAAAAAAAATGGAAGATTGCATTCCAAAACCAGCCTTCTGGCTACGCGatcgttaactgtaaatatgtgGTAACATGATCACCCAAAATCACTGCGATTCTACTGACGCCCGTCTGTTGATGTGCATCGAGACCTTTCCGTTGCATTCACAGTAAATGGCAGTGTTTTTTACATGCTATCGCACAAGCCCTAGAAGAGTCTGTTATGGCTGGAGACCTCAACGCTCCTAACATGAGAAAAGATTCTTCCAATGAGGGAGTCAGAGCCAGCAATTTGAGTTTGAATTAGGGTTAAGGTGACCAAACAGAATGATTAGGCAAAATACTCTGTACAGATCATCGGTCTCTATGGTACCCCCGTCATTTATTGCTGGGAGGTTTCTCGTTCAAACTGCTTTTCTGTCTCTTCCAAGGCATCATACGCCTTTTGCGCACCTTCTAGACCTTGCTCAAAAAACAGCTTTTGCGCCTTGATGGAATTCACCGCGTTTCCCCGTAGCCGTGTGACCTGGGCCTGCAACTGTTGCTCGGTTTGCAGAGCAACCTTACCGGCAAACTTTTCGCGTAaaatttgcttttctttgccaCTCAGATCAGTCGGACATGTATTATCCGTAATGACGAAATCTTTGTCGAAGTCAAAGCCAATCTTTTCGGCGGCCACACGCAAACGAGGTAACAGAGACTCAGGTAGCTGGGCAGCGCGCGTGTACACGACGACTCCGCCGTATCCTTCCCAGGCGTCGTTATTGCCGCGATAGTAGACGAACGCAAACGGGGGGACGCCGTCCTTGTTGCCGTCGTATTCGTAGTCAATCACCCACCAGTCGTCTTCGTAATGTAGGTATTCGTTGTCGTGGTTGATCAAGTGACCCGGCTGATTCGGATCTTGCACGAATTCTTGGAGCGCATCCCGGGTGAAGAAGTTCCCGTCTGGCTGCTCCACCCGCCAATTCAGTTTGCCGAAGAACTTGCCCTTTTCGGTTTCGGTAAAAAAGTGCACCTGGCAGGGAAATACATCGAACAATTTGTTTTGTCCGGCTGAGATGTAGAGTCGTCCATCGAAGAACTTGGTGTCAAACTTGGGTACGACGATTTCGGGTGCGGGAACGGGATATGATCCGTCATCGCCCTGCTTCGGCACGCACTTCATATCGGTCAGGACGCATTTATTGAATTCACCTACCACTTCATTTTCGAACAGATTTCCACATTCGATCTGGCACTCAATCTCGTCCGGTCGTCCCGTACAGGTGTTAATGCAAACAACGTTGGCGAGGCACTTGGGGTTGGCAATGCACTTGGCGAGGGGGAGAGGGCATTTCTGGAAGAGACACGAAACGATGGATTTGGAATCCGTGGTGGCGGCAAACGCTGGAGGGACAATTGTGGGAAGGGACGTCCAGGAAGCGACACCAATCGTTAGTGCCAATGCTGTACTCTGCaaagctgtttgccagtTTTGAAATGGATTCAGCTTCGAGAGTAAATCGTTTTCAACCTCTGAATCTGAGTCGTACTTGCGGAGCGACAAAATTGGAGCCCGAGAGAAAGCCGATGTCGTTCTCGACGATGGACGGGAGAGTGACTGGTGTCGGGGCGCAAAGGCTTCACTCACGTTCTCTCTGTTGACCACCGACCAGAGACAAAGCAAGCTGGTAACACCGAGAAACTTCATGGTAACCTTTCCTGGCCTTTCCCGAAAGTGATCTATCAAGAAATGTGTGAAACTGCTTTTTCTAGCTGAAGTCCGTACGAGGGATTTTGGTGTCTCTTTTTCCATGTTGGTCGATAATGCTATTCGTCTCGGTCGCTTCGTCGGATCCAGCGCGGTGGAATGGATCGGCGGACGAGAATCGTACGGAGATGAATGCTGATGATTCTGCGTCCACTGACGTTGTTGATGTCATCGTGGCCGTCCCGGATGAGATCACGTTCATGACTTGAAAATGTTCCAAATTGCCGCTGAATACCGGATAGGACATTCCGCTTATTCCGTATATTGCCTGCCACGCAATTGGGCGTTGACGTATGTGTTCGAAACGGTGAAAAGACATTGACTTGGACCAATAGAGGAACATCCAAGCAGGTGGCAAACTTGCCAATTGGTATTTGCCGCCGCCACCTCTTTTTTCCCATAATGCATCATGCGTGGTGTCCAGCGTCAGGCCGTCGACTACGGTTATCGCCATTCTTCGTCAGTGCGTAGAAAATCCCGgcttgaaaaagagaatacCGAACACGCCAGACTTGATCCAGCAGTATCAACGTTTTTCTGTTCTCGTTGTGGTGCCCCGGTAAGAAAGCAACCGATACCCTCATCACACCCTTCACAATCTCCCAGGTCGATCGTGATTAGAAAAAGATTTGCATCATGAAAAGATCTTGCAGTATAGTCACAATCCTATACGTAGCCACCACGGTGAGGGCTTTTGCTCCCGCCCCACTGGTACAATCAAGGTATGTGTGTTCTGTAGACTTGTCTCGGTACTCTCTGTTATCAAGAATACCAGGTAGTGGGCTTCCACCGGGATAGGGAATGCCCCATTTTGTTATTGTCAATTTGTCTTCGCCGATCGGGTCGGATGGTTTCCTTTGAcggctttttcttttgtacTGATTAGAAAAGTTTGTGGCAGAAATAGCGTTCTTGTCCGGAGGCCATTCGCTAGCTCGCTCCCAATTTGACCTGTATCGCTGTTTTACCTTATCTCGGCAATCCCTGACGGAATGCGAACTTCATTTATGCCAGACCcccgtcacagtcaatcactCACACGTCCACTCCTATTCCTCTTGTGTGCCCTTGCGTGTCTCTATACAGCTGCTTCTTCCAGAGACAACCCACTACAACGGCCCGCTTTGTTTCCGGCACGGCACCACCTTCGAGCAATGTCGCCTCGGAAGAAAAGGTGGACGCCATTTCTGAAGCGCACCGGCTCAAAGTGCTGATTGCTGGCGCCGGAGTTGGTGGTCTTTCCTTGGCCAAGGTTTTGACCAAGATGCCCACCATGGATGTTACCGTACTGGAACAAACGTCCGAATTCAAACGGTTCGGTGGACCCATCCAGCTCGCTAGTAACGCAATGGAAATTCTCAAACACATGGACAAGCCAGTATTCGACAAAGTCATGGAGAAATTTACCTTCACCggtgacaaagaaaacggTATTAAGGATGGTATTCGGACGGAATGGTACGCCAAGTTTGATCTCAAAACGCCGGCAGAAAATCGCAACATGCCGTATACGGGTGTCATAGAGCGACCAGATTTGCAACAGATTTTTTTGGACTCTTTGCCCAAAGGAACCGTTAAGAACGGCGATGGCGTGGCTCGCTATGAAAAATTGCCCGATGGCGGCGTCAAGGCGGTACTCAAGTCCGGGAAGGAAGTCTACGGAGACGTCTTAATCGGGGCGGACGGCATTTGGAGTGCGGTGCGGGCTACTATGCGGGATAGTCCAGCCAAAGGCGACGGTAGTGGTGCCACCTACTCGGGGTACACGGTTTTCGCTGGCGAATTGGCGTACGATTCCTTCGACAATGGTCAAGTTGGGTACAAAGTGTACATAGGACCAGGTACGTGTGCTCCTCCTGAAGCCCTTTAAAAAACATGATGATTTCAGAGCTGATAGCGAAAAATAAAAAATTGCTCACCTTCCTTTTATTTCTCTCAATAGGCCAATACTTTGTGATTACGGACATTGGCAACGGCAACTACCAGTGGTACGCATTTTTGGCACGACCCGCGGACAGTGCCTCCTCTACTGACATGCCCGACGGTCAATCCAAATACTTACAAGAAATTTTCGCGGGCTGGTCAGAGGAAGTTCACCACATCCTCAGGGCTACTCAGGAGCATGAAATTGAACAGCGCGACTTGTACGATCGTCCGCCGTCGGCCATGAAACCATGGACGGATGGACCGGTGGCGTTGTTGGGAGATGGCGTACACGCCATGATGCCCAACTTGGGGCAAGGTGGATGCCAGGCGATCGAAGATGCTTTTGTCATTGGACAAGAGCTCGGTTCAGCAACGAAGCGCAGTCAAATTGTTGACAAGCTTCGTGAGTACCAACAGCGTCGTTTGATTCGCTCGGCGGCCGTCCAAGGTTTATCTCGTTTTGCCTCGGATATCATCATTCGTGGTTTCGATACGCCAGCGAAAATTTACCGTGACGAAAATGGCAAATTTCAGTTCGAAAATTGCAATTATGCTGGAATCGTTACCAAAATTCTTCAACCGATTCTGCCTATCTTTTTTTCGGTTCAATTCGCTTTTTTGTACGATGGTTGGAAGAACGACAAGCAGATCGATTTCAAGGCTTTCCTCGGTTTTTCTGTGCTGGGTGGACTGATCGTTTCTCTGGTCCTATTTGAGCTTGCTGAAGCTGGTCTGGGCATAGGCTTGGGTGCCGAAGCATTGTTGGGGGCGGAAGGTCTGTTGGATTTTGGAGGTATTTCTGCCGCCATTCAAGACTTCTTTCTTGGAGGTGGCGCAGCCGGTTTGTAAACGACTTTGCTCAATACAAAATGCATTATTTTCTCCTTGAGCTAGATGATTTGATTTCTAGCTTACTTTTTTCACATTCAGATGGAGGAAGCTATCAGACTAACAAGCACAACAGCATTAACTTCTAGATGCAAGCCTAGCAAATCCTGATTTAACAACAATACATAGGGGTATCTTCCTCAACCTAGTATATGAGTGGCTTCATAGCTAACCCATATGATAGCCTCGTAGATGTCAGAAGATCCACGACACAGCTCTACAAGTGACGCGGTGAACGATACGCACGCCTTACCGAAACACATACGTGTAGAGGCTTTGGTTATATTTTACGTAGAGTCTGGTCCTAATCCACCTTCACGTTTTGAAAAATGGCGCGGACAAACCGGGAGGCCGCGGCGTGACCGAGTACACCGCACAAGAGCCCGAGGTTGACAGAAATAAGCGCCATGTAACCAAAGTAGTACGATGTTTGTAAGAGTCCGTGCATGGTAGTTTTGAAGACAAAGTAGTAAATGCCATAGAGGAAAACGTACGCCGCCGTCGAGGCCCCCGACCAAAACGCCGTCCACTGCCACAAATAATTTTCCGCGTTCAAGGAAAAGTACACGACAATGATCGAAGTCATGCCGACCACGATGGTCAGAATACTGTACACGCCCAACAAGAATCCGTACACATGGTAAAACTTGTAATTCCACAGAGACGTAAGAACGTAATACAACTCAATAAAGATGGATCCGAACGAAAGCAAGCCGGCCAAGGGCACAAGGCCAGAGGGCTTGCCGTACCACGGAACGTCGTCTGGAATAGGCCGAGGAATCGCATTGATGCGACAGGGAAAGTGATCCAGCGGTCCACTTCCTTTGCCGGCGTGTCTGCCAGCCATGGTGCCCACGATATTCAACGGAACCGAAACAAAGACCCAAATTAGGAACAGTTTGAGGATGACCAAGAAAGGAATTGTGTTGATGGTTCCGTACACTATAGAGATCGCGTTGAGGATAGTCAAAACGGCCACTGAAGCGGTGGGCAGAAGCAAGACGGTGTACACCATGACGGATTGCCAGAGAGTCGTTTTCGGACCCCGGCGTGCCGCAGCGGTTGTCGGGAAGTAGAGTTTGAAGAATTTTCCCGAGACAAAACCGGCAACAATACTGGAAAGACTGTAGCAGGCAATGACGGCGTGCAAGAGCTCGCCACGTTCTTCATGAACTTGTCCATGCATTGGTCCCAAAACGGCAAACAATATGACACCGAGTGTGAGAACCACCAACTGCCAGCCTGTGCCGAGGAGAGCAGCAAACAATGGCAAATACGAGGGTGCACGAAAGACGTCCCCGTGCACTTGTTTCCAACCGGCATCTTCCAATGCCTTGTCTCCCGTCAAGGGTTTtccttcttcgtccacgtcgtGGATACCATCTTCCAGATCGGACACGATGCCGTACCGGGCGTAGTCCTTTTTCAGGGTACGGAGTAGAATGAGGGCGACCAGTCCCATCAAGAAGAGGACCATCATGAATGAGTTGAAGACGGAGAACCAGTGAATCGGGTGTTTAAAAAATTCGTGATCGAGATAACGATCGAAGCGCGAATGAAACTCGTCCGTGGTAGTCTCCCATTGTACGTGTAGACTGAAAGTAAGCTTGGCCCCGGCTTCGACCTTGACGAGCGATTTGGGATCGGAGGTAAGATCAACCTGGACGATTTGATCTTGATTGTATCGAATAACGAGATTGCGCGTCGTGTAGACGTAGGGCTGCAAGTCACCGAGGTTTTCGACATCCTCCACGTGCTCCAACCGATCTCTGTCGTCCTTTTCCGGAACCTTGAGCCCGGCTTTGTCACTGTTGGTGGGCAGTAGTTCTCCCACCATTCCCCAGATTGGCAAGTCATCGAGGTACATTTGGTAGAACCATCGGTGCTGAACAGCGAACCCAAACTTGGCGGCTTGCTCGGCGGTGAGTGGCTTTTGTGTGCAAGCCTCGGTAACGGCTTTGGGATCAAAGACAATGTCGTGTCCGGAATGACGCAAGGCGTGTCCACCGAGGTACTCTCCAATGGACTGCGTACGTTGGCTATTGAAGGCTGTCGCATCCGAGGCGACTTCTGGATGATGCTTGGTGTCGGGAGCACAATACGGCAAGGTGTAGTACTCGTAAGCTTCTTGCGGGTTTGCGTACGGCCCAACCTGTGGCGAACGTGGAACACAGAACAGATCAAGGTGAGACCGGGGAATCTTCGCAACCCGCAGAAACGATCGAGCAACAACGTTCTCTCCACGATCGACCGCCACGTAAATAAGCGCGTTGTCGTTTATCTACACACCTTGTTGACCCATAGTTCGACGTGTTCACCAGCGGTATAGCGGTGATCCGTCGTCGACGCGTACGCGAACGACCCTATTCCGGCGAATGCCAGGAGCAGACGAGATCCTACCCAAGACTTCATGGGATTTACTCCGAGTACGAAGGAAACAGAGTCAGTCTGTAACGGAACGAAAGAGAAACCAACAAGGGACTGTAAGGGTGAGGTACTTGCGGTGTTTTCTCGTTTGCCAAAGACTCACTGTGTGCAGCCACTAGAGGGACACAGGCATTCCTCGAATCCCATTGCTCTGCTACGGTGGGTGGGTAGTTTGCCGTTGCTACTACATACACACTcttgtcgtcgccaataATCACGAGCGACATCTAGAGAGAGACGTGACAACGCGGCGTACCGACCGACAGAAGAGAAAACCGTTGTGACCCGAGAGTGACTCTGCCCCAAAATAGTAAGGAACCATTTCCATTGGTGGAACGATTTGAACGATTTAGGAATCGAGTACCGTAAGGATATTCAATCTACCCTACCCTATGAAGCTATCCAAACACGCCGGCTGCCGGAGAGGCGCGTGTAGATTATCAGTTCTCAAACCCCAAACCCTGTATCTTCCCACCATTGACCATGGTGACCATATCCGGTAGGAGGGCCCACCAGCAAGCCCCGTTGGGTCTCATTCATGATTCAAGATTCATTGCCATACCCGTAGCGCACCCACGTTATCACCATCGCCTGCGTAACGATCGGTCACCCTCCCGACGTAATACGTTTACGACAGAGACGACGACTCATCGGTTTGACATCACGTCATGTCGGAAGGGTCCGAAGGCAGTAGCGATGCTGTCGTCGGCGAAGGCGACATCGTCTACCCTGACGTTCACCAGGACCCCCGCCGTATTCCTCAGGTACTAACCAAAGCCGCCGTGCCTACACTCGTCGCTGGTTTGGATGCAGGAGATGTTTTGGAATGCTACCTGATCACTCGTACATCTTACTTACACGGGATTGCCGAAAATCGCATACCGGTGCACAAGCAAGTCATTGGTTTGCGCTACCGCCCGCCCTCCTCGGCTTCCAATACAGCACCTGCAGCCGGTGCCAACAGGGGGTCCGCATTTGCGAACGGCATAACGGGTAAACCACCACTCTCGCTTACACTGGAGTACGGACCCACCCGTACAGGACGGACTCCCGATTTGCCGCACGATGTGCTGCCCCGGATTGTTCCAGAAGACAACGAAGTCGATATGGTGACCTGGGAGAACGAAGCACAAGTCTATTACACAACCAGTATCTCACCCGACACCCACGAGGATGCCAACTACGTCACTTCTTTGACGGGAGCGGTCTTGTCACACTTGTTGCTGGAAGCCTGCGCGTATCCGCTCATACCCTCTAGACGTCGATACCAACCCTTCGCGGTGGTGGACGTGCGCACGAACGCTACCTTACTGCGATCCAGCAGCGACCGCGACTTCATCCAAGCCATGATGCAAGTCTTGGCCAACGTTGGGGTCGTTCTCCAACCCATCATTCCACCACATCCGGGACTCGTACAGCTCACGGCGATTGGCAAAGTGGAACGTATCCCGACCGCAACGTCGCGAACCGTCGTGGCGCAGTTTTACCAAACGCTCTACAAGTGCGTCGAAGCCATCGCAGCCGCCAACGTGACGGCCGCTTTGCCAATTCCTTCCGCACCCACGGCTGCGCCTTCAAAGACTCCGTCAATGGCTCCGTCGATGCTGGACGTGGCGTTGCCCGTCGAACCCGAGGTAGCGACCGATCCTCCGATTGTACCCGGTGACGACGTGCCGGACAATGGGAATAACGATTCCGGAAATAACTTCGACAACTTGCCTTCGTTGTTATCAAAACCACCCCGTCGCCTTGACCAGCAATCGATTCTGATCAACTTGTCCGGGCCACCTCCCAGTGAACCTCTGGCATCAATGGCTCCTGTACCCTCCATTCCCGCGTCCATTGGGGCTGTGGGAGAAAGTCCGGCTCCAACGTCTGTCTTACAGCCACCAATTATATTGCCAAGTGTATCCCTTACAAAGATACCCTCAATGACGCCATCCTCCCCGCTTTCGACGGCCCCGTCTTCAGCCACACTTTCTACCTTACCTCCGAGTTTTCCGCCAACAACAGTACGCCCTCCAGTCTCAGAGTCCGACCTAGCGGCCCAAGCCGCGCAACAAGCCCAACAGGCGGCAAATGATGCGGCTAGCTCGGGCAATTCCCAGGCTGCAAAAGCAGCTTCACAGGCGGCATCGGCTGCGCAAAAGGCTGCGGACCTGACTGCTGTACAAGCGGCGTTTATGAGTCGAGACGCGTTGTTTTCGGGAGATGGTACTAGCGTCACATCGGCTCTCTCCAAATGCCTCTCGGAACCACGTTTTGGGCTCGTTAACGAGCGTATTGAACAAGTAACCAACGATGTCGACGGGGAGAGTATTGTCACCAACCtgaccaccaccaccgcatATTTGTACTGGGACGGACACTTCTACTACCGCGTTAACTTGACGGCACCTTTTCTTCAAGTAGTTCCTCGTTTGTTGGACCTTCCCCCACCCGCATCAGCATCGTCCGGTGCTGCCTTGGGCGCGGACGATTTTGTCGATTGGAGTTTGGCCCTTGTGATTTTTGCGTGTTTTCTAGTCGGCTGTCTCCTCATTTTCCAAGCCGTCATGGGTCGCAATTTGCGCATCATTCGGCCGCTCTATAAGTGCCAACGCTGGTTCTTCGATCCGTTGCAGCACAACTATGCGGATCTGGACGAAACATCCGAGGCAGACGGGGTTTTTCGTCAGCAGCACGGCTGGGGTCGTGAATACTCTTTCGGAGAAGACGTCATCCCTCTGTCGATGGGCGGCCGACGAGCTACCGGCAGTACTCCCCCTCACACCAACTATAGCGAACacgacgaagatgatttATTTTGGTCCggcaaagcaaaaaaaaGTTCGAACGGCGGCCATATATCTGGCGAAAAGTCTGAGATGGAACTCACTAATCTGTCGGAAGGTCGGAAGCGACTTTCGACCAATGGTAGCTTCCGTGAGGATGAAGAATCCCCACTTACGAGCCATCGCTTGTTTCGCGATCCTGATTTGGTTGAAATGCCTACGTTACATAGTACCAGCAAAGTGGCCATTCCGGTCAGCCTTTCGCCAGACAAAGTTTCATCAACCAAAAAATAAGTGGCCTGACCCTATCGCATTGTACATGGTTAAATAATACGCAACATAAATGGCGCTTTAGGTGGAGGTCCAAAGATACGATGAAGTAAACAAGATCTATACTTTGTAGATACATGCCATTATTATGCGGGGCTGCAGTGGTCCACCACTTAGTGCCCCTTTTCGTCGAACTTGTTTCCGATTCCGGAGAAACTTCCATCATCGCGCTGTTCGTCAAATGATTCCAACCAAATCCCCGGACAGATAGATTCCGCAAATTGGCGCATAGGTTTGCAGTTGTCCTCGTCACCCGACTGCTTGACACAGAGAAGCCATTCATTGTATCGGTTCCAGCAGTGCAAGGCCTGGTTGCTACTAGGAAAGCGCTCATCACGGGGAGTTGTGCGTACATTTTGATCATATTCAACCGCGCCGCTTCCTCCTTGTTGAGCTCTGGTGGCTCCTGGGTGAAAATTTTACTGATCTTGGGGGCGGACATAATcaaactaactgtaagcgcATAAGCAGAGCAAATCAACAAAGGTTAGCACGGAATAAGGAATCTTGACCGTGCACCGCCGAACTACGGATATCCAGAGATGGGCCTGTGATGAGAGATTGTCCAATTCATCCACTTCAACAACATCGTTTTTTCCGTTCTACCAGCATTTTCCGTACATATCGAAGAAGACAGCAATGATGAAC
This genomic interval carries:
- a CDS encoding predicted protein, coding for QGGSGAVEYDQNVRTTPRDERFPSSNQALHCWNRYNEWLLCVKQSGDEDNCKPMRQFAESICPGIWLESFDEQRDDGSFSGIGNKFDEKGH